A single Mangrovimonas sp. YM274 DNA region contains:
- a CDS encoding NAD(P)/FAD-dependent oxidoreductase codes for MKLKESYDIVIIGSGLGGLVSAIILAKEGYSVCVLEKNNQYGGNLQTFVRNKTIFDTGVHYIGGLSEGQNLYQYFKYIGIMDELKLKKMDEDGFDVILFEGDDKEYKHAQGYENYESVLLEQFPDEGIAISQYCAKLREVCSKFPLYALQRGKAYYDDAEIFNLGAKDYIDSLTQNETLRAVLSGNNYLYAGDATRTPFYVHALSVNSFIESSYRCVNGGSQITKLLVRRLLEHGGEVYKHHEVERFTYQDGKIASVICTNGVEVNGNLFISNIEPKLTLKMVGEDKFRKAYTKRVENIESTIAAFTVYLVLKPNTFKYHNKNYYFFKDVNNIWDTQDYTEENWPQSYMMSMGVHKNNEEYGDSIAIMTYMRYEEMKPWENTFNTVAHKNERGQSYEEFKAEKAEKVIVEVEKKFPNIRECIEEVYTSTPLSYRDYIASNRGSMYGYVKDVNKPMQSFISPKTKVQNLLFTGQSLNMHGILGVTIGAVITCSEILGRDYLLDKILEANKKAQIV; via the coding sequence TTGAAATTAAAAGAATCATATGATATTGTCATTATAGGTAGTGGATTGGGTGGATTGGTGTCTGCCATTATTTTGGCAAAGGAAGGCTATAGTGTCTGTGTGCTTGAGAAAAACAATCAATATGGAGGTAATCTTCAAACCTTCGTAAGAAACAAAACTATTTTTGATACCGGTGTCCACTATATTGGGGGCTTAAGTGAGGGGCAAAACCTTTACCAATACTTTAAATATATTGGTATTATGGATGAGCTAAAGCTTAAAAAAATGGATGAAGATGGTTTTGATGTCATACTTTTTGAGGGCGATGATAAGGAGTATAAACACGCCCAAGGTTATGAGAATTATGAAAGCGTGCTGTTGGAGCAATTTCCGGATGAGGGAATTGCCATAAGTCAATATTGTGCCAAATTAAGGGAAGTTTGTTCCAAGTTTCCCCTGTACGCCTTGCAACGCGGGAAGGCGTATTATGATGATGCGGAGATTTTTAATTTGGGCGCCAAAGATTATATAGATTCCTTGACCCAAAATGAAACTTTAAGGGCAGTGTTGTCTGGCAATAATTATCTGTATGCAGGCGATGCCACAAGAACCCCTTTTTATGTACATGCTTTATCTGTAAATTCATTTATTGAAAGTTCTTATCGTTGTGTGAATGGAGGAAGCCAAATTACCAAGCTTTTGGTGAGAAGGTTGTTGGAACATGGGGGAGAGGTGTATAAGCATCATGAGGTGGAAAGGTTTACCTATCAGGACGGCAAGATTGCATCAGTGATTTGTACTAATGGGGTAGAGGTTAATGGGAATTTGTTCATTTCGAATATTGAGCCCAAACTAACACTCAAAATGGTAGGAGAAGATAAGTTTAGAAAGGCCTATACAAAAAGAGTAGAAAATATTGAAAGTACCATTGCAGCCTTCACCGTTTATTTGGTGTTAAAGCCCAATACATTTAAATACCACAACAAAAATTATTACTTTTTCAAGGATGTCAATAATATATGGGATACCCAAGACTATACAGAAGAGAATTGGCCCCAAAGTTATATGATGTCTATGGGAGTCCATAAAAACAATGAGGAATATGGCGATAGTATTGCCATTATGACTTATATGCGCTATGAGGAAATGAAGCCATGGGAAAATACTTTTAATACGGTGGCACACAAAAATGAAAGAGGACAAAGTTATGAAGAGTTTAAGGCAGAAAAGGCTGAGAAGGTAATTGTAGAAGTTGAAAAGAAATTTCCAAATATACGTGAGTGTATAGAAGAGGTATATACGTCAACCCCATTGTCGTATCGTGATTATATAGCCTCCAATAGAGGGTCTATGTATGGGTACGTGAAGGATGTAAATAAACCAATGCAGTCTTTTATTTCTCCAAAAACCAAAGTGCAAAACTTGCTGTTTACGGGACAAAGTTTGAACATGCATGGTATTTTGGGGGTCACCATTGGAGCGGTAATAACGTGTTCGGAGATTTTGGGAAGGGACTATTTACTGGATAAAATTTTGGAAGCAAACAAAAAAGCGCAAATAGTGTAA
- a CDS encoding cupin-like domain-containing protein: MQTIKTSPVARVRNITKEEFVKYYYKPQIPVLIENLTHDWPAFKKWNLDYIQQKAGDQVVDLYNNEPTKGKQYSAEPVMKMKLHDYMEILKTKPTDLRIFFYNILDKMPDLANDFEYPDIGLKFFKRLPVMFFGSTGSKVLPHFDMDLADLMHFHFHGKKSVMLFSPEQTKYLYKIPYAVHNLECIDLDNPDFDTYPALKNLNGLEVEMKHGDALYMPSGYWHYIKYLDGGFSMTLRAFSRRPKTFAKMLSNVFVMRHFENVMRKLKGQQWIDYKNELAIAKTHKLLKREA, translated from the coding sequence ATGCAAACAATTAAAACATCGCCGGTAGCTCGAGTTAGGAATATTACGAAAGAGGAATTCGTCAAGTATTATTACAAACCTCAGATACCTGTTTTAATTGAAAATTTAACCCACGATTGGCCTGCTTTTAAAAAGTGGAATCTAGATTATATCCAACAAAAGGCGGGTGATCAAGTTGTTGATTTGTACAATAACGAACCTACTAAAGGAAAGCAATATTCTGCAGAGCCTGTTATGAAAATGAAGCTCCATGACTATATGGAGATTTTAAAAACCAAGCCTACAGATTTAAGGATATTCTTTTATAATATTTTAGACAAGATGCCAGATTTGGCCAATGATTTTGAATATCCGGACATTGGGTTGAAATTTTTCAAGCGACTGCCCGTAATGTTTTTTGGGAGTACAGGATCTAAGGTGTTACCGCATTTTGATATGGACTTGGCCGATTTGATGCATTTTCATTTTCATGGAAAAAAAAGTGTGATGTTATTTTCGCCAGAGCAGACTAAGTATCTTTATAAAATACCTTATGCCGTGCACAATTTGGAATGTATTGATCTGGACAATCCCGATTTTGATACGTATCCTGCATTAAAAAATCTTAACGGTTTAGAAGTCGAGATGAAACACGGTGATGCCCTTTACATGCCCAGTGGCTATTGGCATTATATAAAGTATTTGGATGGTGGATTCTCCATGACCTTAAGGGCCTTTTCAAGGCGTCCAAAGACCTTTGCAAAAATGTTGAGCAATGTGTTCGTCATGCGGCATTTTGAAAATGTAATGCGCAAACTGAAAGGGCAACAATGGATAGATTACAAAAATGAGTTGGCCATAGCAAAAACTCATAAATTATTAAAAAGGGAAGCTTAG